From Halarcobacter mediterraneus:
ATTAAAGCTAATTCCCTTAACTTTAATTCTTCGACATCAACTATTGTAGCTTTTATTGTTTCTAAATTTGCTAATTTATGAGCACGTAATCTTCTTTCCCCTGCTATTAAAATATAACCATTTTCATCTTCTATAACAGTAATTGGTTGAATAAGTCCATGCTCAATAATTGAATCAGATAATTCTTTTAATCTTTCTTCATCAAATATTTTTCTAGGTTGATGTGGGTTTGGTTTTATTTGTTCAACTCTTAATTCTATAATTTCATTATAGTTTCTTTCAGTATTAGAGTTTCCATAAGCTGTTTCAACTTCACCTAATAATTCGCCAAGACCTCTACCTAATGCCATATTTTATCCTAATAGTAAATTTATCCTGCTATTGCACGTGCTAAATTTGTATATGCTTTAGTTCCGGCAGCCATTGCATCATACAACATTATTGGTTTACCAAAACTTGGACTTTCTGCTAACTTAATATTTCTTGGAATTACAACATATGAACTTTCATCAACTTTAAACAATTTACTTTCAAAATGCTGTGCTAAATCTGCAAAAACTTGTTTTGATAAATTATTTTGTGCACTATACATAGTTGGAAGGAAACCTCTAATTTGTAATTGCCTATTAATAGTTTGTTTAACCAATTTAATTGTATTTAATAATTGAGCTAATCCTTCTAGTGCAAAAAACTCACACTGAATTGGTATTAGCACAGAATTAGATGCACTTAAAGTATTAATTGTGATAGGTCCTAATGCAGGAGGAGAGTCAATTATAATATAATCATAATCTTTTTTAACTGGATCTATTTTTCTTTTTAGAA
This genomic window contains:
- a CDS encoding ParA family protein — its product is MTEIISIANQKGGVGKTTTAVNLSAALALEGKKVLLIDADPQANATTSLGFHRDTYEYNIYHVMLGTKELSEIVLDSEIENLKVAPSNIGLVGIEKEFYKNAKDRELVLKRKIDPVKKDYDYIIIDSPPALGPITINTLSASNSVLIPIQCEFFALEGLAQLLNTIKLVKQTINRQLQIRGFLPTMYSAQNNLSKQVFADLAQHFESKLFKVDESSYVVIPRNIKLAESPSFGKPIMLYDAMAAGTKAYTNLARAIAG